ACGGGTACGTGTGGCTGCTCGACGAGGACGGTCACCTGGACGACGCACTGCTCGCCAGCGCTATGCACGAGGCGTCCCGCGCCGGAGCACTGTTGGCGCAACAGGCGCGGGTCAGGGAGCGGATGGAGGAACGCCTCCAGAACCTGCTCTCCCCCGACCGCGCGGTGGCGGAGCAGGCCGCGGAGGAGATCTCCGAGCTGGGCCTCGTGGACCGGGACCGGAGGGTCACTGTGGTGGTCCTGGAGACGCGGGACCAGGACTGGCAGTCCGTGCCGCTCAACCTGTGGCGGCTTCCGCGATCCGTCCTGGCGGCACCGGAGACGGATCACATCAGCCTGCTGGTTCCGGAACCGCACTCCGTCGCCGATGTCGCAGCGCGTGCGTTGGAGCTCTATAGAGAACGCCTGGACAGCGATGCCCGGGGCGACGTACTAGTGGGGATCGGTGCGCCGCGCGAGGATCTGGCAGAGGCCCGGGCCAGTTGGCGTGAGGCGCGGCTCGCGGTGCGGGTAGGGCGGGCGGTTCCGGCGTTCCAGCCCACGGCGGTGTGGACGGATCTGGGAATCTACCGGCTTCTAGCCTGCGGGCCGCAGCGGGAACTGCGGGACGCTGTGGTGGATCCCGCTGTGCGGCGGCTTCTGGACGAGCCGGACCTGCTCGCCACCGTGCAGACGTACCTCGACCACGCCGGAAGCGCACAACAGACGGCTGCCGCGCTGAGCATCCACCGGCAGACGCTCTACCACCGGCTGGAGAAGATCGAACGGCTCACCGGTCTCGACCTGGCTGACGGTCGAGACCGGTTGCGGCTGCACCTGGGGGTGTCGCTGGCTCCGCTGGTGGGCGGGTGAGGCTCAGTGGGCCGGTGCGGCTCAGCTGCCCAGCTGGACCGAGGCCTCGTGCCCGAGGAAGCCGAGCAGGTCCTGGCGGCTCACCACGCCCTTCGGCTTGCCCTCGACCAGCACCACCGCGGCGTCCGCCGCCTCCAGCGCGGTGACCAGCGCCGACACCGGCTCGCCGGAGCCGACCTGGGGCAGCGGCGCGGACATGTGCTCGTCCAGGCGGTCCTCCAGCGACGCCTTCTCGTAGAAGAGCGCGCGCAGCAGGTCCCGCTCGACGATGGAGCCGATCACCTCGGCGGCCATGACCGGGGGCTCCTCCTTGACCACGGGCATCTGCGAGACGCCGTACTCGCGCAGCGTCTCGATGGCCTCGCCGACGGTCTCGTGCGGGTGCATGTGGACCAGGTCCGGCAGGCCCTGGCCCTTGCGCGCGAACACCTCGGCCACGGTGGGCTCCTCGGTGCCGGGGTTCAGGAAGCCGTAGTCGGCCATCCAGTCGTCGTTGAAGATCTTCGACAGGTAGCCGCGGCCGGAGTCCGGCAGGATCACCACGACGACGTCGTCCGGGCCCAGGCGCTCGGCGTACTCCAGCGCGGCCACCACGGCCATGCCGCAGGAGCCGCCGACCAGCAGGCCCTCCTCGCGGGCCAGGCGGCGGGTCATCAGGAAGGAGTCCTTGTCGGACACCGCGATGATCTCGTCGGCCACGGTGCGGTCGTAGGCGGTCGGCCAGAAGTCCTCGCCGACGCCCTCCACCAGGTAGGGGCGGCCGCTGCCGCCGGAGTAGACCGAGCCCTCGGGGTCGGCGCCGATCACCTTGACCGCGCCGCCGGAGACGTCCTTGAGGTAGCGGCCGGTGCCGGAGATGGTGCCGCCGGTCCCGACGCCGGCGACGAACGCCGTGATCCTGCCCTCGGTCTGCTCCCAGAGCTCCGGACCGGTGGAGTGGTAGTGCGAGGCCGGGTTCTCAGGGTTG
This genomic interval from Catenulispora sp. GP43 contains the following:
- a CDS encoding PucR family transcriptional regulator, yielding MATPTTDQLQDLVDLVSQLASSSATLEDRDFDLVAFASQSGGLDVIRQRSILQRRSTPEVRAWFEGFGIARSDRPVRTPADPEHGVLPRVCLPARWNGVTYGYVWLLDEDGHLDDALLASAMHEASRAGALLAQQARVRERMEERLQNLLSPDRAVAEQAAEEISELGLVDRDRRVTVVVLETRDQDWQSVPLNLWRLPRSVLAAPETDHISLLVPEPHSVADVAARALELYRERLDSDARGDVLVGIGAPREDLAEARASWREARLAVRVGRAVPAFQPTAVWTDLGIYRLLACGPQRELRDAVVDPAVRRLLDEPDLLATVQTYLDHAGSAQQTAAALSIHRQTLYHRLEKIERLTGLDLADGRDRLRLHLGVSLAPLVGG
- a CDS encoding cystathionine beta-synthase, with product MKYAESMVDLVGNTPLVKLNNVTKGLQATVLAKVEYFNPGGSVKDRIALRMIEAAERSGALKPGGTIVEPTSGNTGVGLAIVAQQKGYKCVFVCPDKVSTDKINVLRAYGAEVVVCPYAVAPEHPDSYYNVSDRLVREIPGAWKPDQYSNPENPASHYHSTGPELWEQTEGRITAFVAGVGTGGTISGTGRYLKDVSGGAVKVIGADPEGSVYSGGSGRPYLVEGVGEDFWPTAYDRTVADEIIAVSDKDSFLMTRRLAREEGLLVGGSCGMAVVAALEYAERLGPDDVVVVILPDSGRGYLSKIFNDDWMADYGFLNPGTEEPTVAEVFARKGQGLPDLVHMHPHETVGEAIETLREYGVSQMPVVKEEPPVMAAEVIGSIVERDLLRALFYEKASLEDRLDEHMSAPLPQVGSGEPVSALVTALEAADAAVVLVEGKPKGVVSRQDLLGFLGHEASVQLGS